The following proteins are co-located in the Paenibacillus sp. JNUCC32 genome:
- a CDS encoding phage tail protein gives MSNIVDFKHVSSTGLESSPVAEALAGLRANEARYFMNKYKHAFTVVPASESQETLDYVNRILKEERDLEFAAKPLETSRFQVENIQFAYVFYENGLGLNVMYTVDDPKKRAVGFKLSEGMEVPEELEGKFKFARQKSKLAGTIRGSFFVIKRDYYEEVETNE, from the coding sequence GTGTCCAATATCGTTGATTTTAAACATGTATCTTCAACTGGTTTAGAGTCTTCGCCCGTAGCAGAAGCGCTTGCTGGTTTACGAGCGAATGAAGCCCGTTACTTTATGAACAAGTATAAGCATGCATTTACGGTTGTACCGGCTAGCGAGAGCCAGGAGACCCTGGATTATGTGAACCGAATATTGAAAGAAGAGCGTGATCTTGAGTTTGCGGCCAAACCATTGGAAACGTCACGTTTTCAAGTGGAAAACATTCAATTTGCCTATGTTTTTTACGAGAATGGTCTCGGGTTAAACGTAATGTATACCGTGGATGATCCTAAGAAGCGAGCTGTTGGTTTTAAGCTTTCGGAGGGGATGGAGGTGCCCGAAGAGTTAGAAGGGAAGTTCAAGTTCGCTAGGCAGAAGTCGAAACTTGCAGGAACGATTCGAGGCTCGTTTTTTGTGATCAAGAGAGATTATTATGAAGAGGTGGAAACCAATGAATAA
- a CDS encoding DoxX family protein — translation MNKVIGVETSMKINTRPLGKTVAYWSVTGLLAAAIMLSGIGQLMQFGGNLELVTNLGYPLYVLTILGIWKVLGAIALLVPGLPRLKEWVHAGIFFLMTGAALSHAFANDYGDSGFNLILPLSYAALNIVSWALRPPKNRLS, via the coding sequence ATGAATAAGGTGATCGGTGTAGAAACAAGCATGAAAATAAATACCCGCCCTCTAGGGAAAACGGTTGCTTATTGGTCAGTCACAGGACTGCTCGCAGCAGCTATTATGTTAAGCGGCATCGGACAGTTGATGCAATTTGGGGGAAACCTCGAATTGGTGACGAATCTGGGCTATCCACTGTATGTATTGACCATTCTCGGAATTTGGAAAGTGCTTGGTGCCATCGCTCTCCTCGTGCCAGGTTTACCTCGACTTAAAGAATGGGTTCACGCCGGCATCTTCTTTTTAATGACGGGTGCGGCATTATCTCATGCATTTGCTAACGACTATGGGGATTCCGGGTTTAATCTTATCCTACCGCTTTCTTATGCGGCACTTAATATCGTCTCGTGGGCGCTACGGCCACCGAAGAACCGCTTATCTTAA
- a CDS encoding GyrI-like domain-containing protein codes for MTNYILEEKDSFIVLGIGTELQSDYTDYAGINKEKADFWEAVKQDGRLDTLKGIAANDYIFAVNEAVNNKMMFYAGVMTEESVPEATRVIQFPKGDYLVVKGEGQSADELSQLLAGIAFGQVLPEAKNFAYVGGPNAMVDMGQRNGQILGEMWIPVVRK; via the coding sequence ATGACAAATTACATCCTCGAGGAAAAAGACAGCTTTATCGTTTTAGGAATTGGAACTGAGCTTCAGAGCGACTACACCGACTATGCGGGCATTAACAAGGAGAAGGCCGACTTTTGGGAAGCCGTGAAGCAAGACGGAAGGTTGGACACATTAAAGGGCATCGCCGCAAATGACTACATTTTTGCCGTAAACGAAGCGGTTAACAACAAGATGATGTTCTACGCCGGCGTCATGACAGAGGAATCGGTGCCCGAAGCAACCCGCGTTATCCAATTTCCTAAAGGGGATTACCTCGTTGTAAAAGGGGAGGGGCAGTCGGCTGATGAGCTGAGTCAATTGCTTGCTGGTATCGCCTTTGGTCAAGTATTGCCGGAAGCCAAGAATTTCGCTTATGTCGGCGGGCCGAATGCCATGGTGGATATGGGACAGCGAAACGGCCAAATATTAGGCGAAATGTGGATTCCTGTTGTTCGGAAATAA
- a CDS encoding MarR family transcriptional regulator → MDYPDRIKSIIYEQLLHFSHLHEQRMELELKEIQEMVQLHQLKGVPGNLSTIHVLDCIGQHEPINHSAIAEKLNLSKASITKISKKLLALDLIHRTQLNDNRKEVYFRLTPQGKQLFELHRTMHEAEEQRFMRFLDDYSESELQTLLKFFQGMARYISER, encoded by the coding sequence ATGGATTACCCTGATCGCATCAAGTCAATCATTTATGAACAGCTGCTTCACTTCTCTCATTTGCATGAACAGCGAATGGAACTGGAACTTAAAGAAATCCAAGAGATGGTCCAGCTTCATCAACTGAAAGGCGTACCTGGAAATTTATCGACCATCCATGTCCTGGATTGCATCGGCCAACATGAACCGATCAATCATTCCGCGATTGCCGAAAAATTAAATTTGTCGAAGGCGAGCATTACCAAAATCAGCAAGAAACTGCTTGCGCTTGACCTTATTCATCGAACCCAGCTTAACGACAATCGCAAAGAAGTCTATTTTCGTCTAACGCCCCAAGGTAAGCAGTTGTTCGAATTGCATCGGACTATGCACGAAGCAGAGGAGCAGCGCTTTATGCGATTTTTGGACGATTACTCCGAAAGCGAGCTGCAGACGCTGTTGAAGTTTTTTCAAGGAATGGCCCGGTATATCAGCGAGAGATAA
- a CDS encoding nitroreductase family protein, producing the protein MNIPQTIRERRTIRRFNTTPVPPELVVSLLNDAVNLYEDKGTPRWRCLIAGTPESRQRLVESMMTKMKENRFVKLMPPRMIDFFIKRVTEIPAHLIFIAESASDRRQSDENFAAVCSVMQNFQLLGWERGLGALWDTDPMLQSKSFLAEIGLQEGERFAGILHIGYFDKAPRARRRTPAEQKWTAVGEGREADGLRSERGGISAQSILEVLDDAVWAPNDGLREPWRFIYVTGSEAAAKLSNSEGYTSSAFLLIIAEHEEDPHKQEEDYAAICCLIQNVQLLVKSRPWNARRSIPEWIYDQDQCKAFGIQPEERVVAVLELGENNRSLQSVSSPPPLLNLTHL; encoded by the coding sequence TTGAATATTCCCCAAACGATAAGAGAACGCAGAACCATCCGGAGATTCAACACAACGCCGGTACCTCCCGAACTGGTCGTATCCTTGTTGAACGATGCGGTCAACCTGTACGAAGACAAAGGTACGCCCCGCTGGCGCTGTCTTATCGCTGGCACGCCGGAGTCCCGTCAAAGATTGGTGGAGAGCATGATGACCAAGATGAAGGAAAACCGATTCGTTAAGCTCATGCCCCCAAGAATGATTGATTTTTTCATTAAACGAGTAACGGAAATTCCCGCTCACCTGATTTTCATCGCGGAATCGGCCTCCGATCGGAGGCAGAGCGACGAAAACTTCGCTGCAGTTTGCAGTGTGATGCAAAATTTTCAGCTGCTTGGCTGGGAACGTGGATTGGGTGCGCTGTGGGACACGGACCCCATGCTTCAAAGCAAGTCATTTCTTGCGGAAATCGGTTTGCAGGAAGGTGAAAGGTTTGCCGGGATTTTGCACATTGGATATTTCGATAAAGCGCCGAGAGCCCGAAGAAGAACGCCGGCCGAGCAGAAATGGACCGCCGTCGGCGAAGGCCGAGAAGCGGATGGGCTACGGTCGGAACGCGGCGGGATTTCAGCGCAAAGCATTCTGGAAGTGCTGGATGACGCTGTCTGGGCCCCGAATGACGGACTAAGAGAACCGTGGCGCTTCATCTATGTGACGGGCAGCGAAGCGGCCGCAAAGCTCTCGAATTCGGAAGGATATACATCATCGGCTTTTCTCTTGATTATAGCAGAGCATGAAGAGGATCCCCACAAGCAGGAGGAGGATTATGCGGCGATTTGCTGTTTGATCCAGAACGTACAACTATTGGTAAAATCCAGGCCGTGGAACGCACGCCGATCGATACCGGAATGGATTTATGACCAGGATCAGTGCAAAGCGTTCGGCATTCAGCCGGAGGAGCGGGTTGTAGCGGTGCTGGAGCTCGGAGAAAACAATCGATCGTTGCAATCGGTATCGTCTCCTCCCCCGCTCCTTAACCTGACGCATCTATGA